In Candidatus Rokuibacteriota bacterium, a single genomic region encodes these proteins:
- a CDS encoding cupin domain-containing protein — translation MKIKVADHVKFQPDKLAKIALAATGRFQLDLYCVAPGQAQKPHVHETQDKLYYVLRGTGRFSLSGKEEPLGEGEALVARAGVEHGLINDGPNQLVVLVVVVPPPTH, via the coding sequence ATGAAGATCAAGGTGGCGGACCACGTCAAGTTCCAGCCTGACAAGCTCGCGAAGATCGCCCTGGCGGCGACGGGACGGTTTCAGCTCGACCTCTATTGCGTGGCCCCGGGACAGGCGCAGAAACCGCACGTCCACGAGACGCAGGACAAGCTATACTACGTGCTGAGGGGCACGGGCCGGTTTTCCCTCTCGGGGAAGGAAGAACCGCTCGGGGAAGGCGAGGCGCTCGTCGCCCGGGCCGGAGTGGAGCACGGGCTGATCAACGACGGGCCGAACCAGCTGGTTGTTCTGGTGGTCGTGGTGCCACCCCCGACCCATTAA
- a CDS encoding (Fe-S)-binding protein gives MAEPTRASLLVTCLVDLFYPEVGVAMVRLLRRLGVAVDFPAGQTCCGLPLFNSGYHHEAARVARRTVPLFANSEHVVVPSGSCAWMVKKEYPGLLKDEPGLREQAEALANRTYELSQFLVKVLGVSQVATDFKGKVTYHDSCHLLRGLGESRSPRMLLSNLDGVELVELPGADECCGFGGSFSVRLPEVSAAILRKKLENVEATGADCLVACDAGCLMQMGGGLSRKGSRVKPVHLAQILAGTGET, from the coding sequence ATGGCCGAGCCCACTCGAGCATCGCTGCTGGTGACCTGCCTAGTGGATCTCTTCTACCCAGAGGTCGGCGTGGCGATGGTTCGGCTGCTGAGGCGCCTCGGTGTGGCGGTAGACTTTCCTGCTGGCCAGACCTGTTGCGGGCTGCCGCTGTTCAACTCCGGCTATCACCACGAGGCTGCCCGCGTGGCTCGCCGGACTGTGCCGCTCTTCGCCAACTCCGAGCACGTCGTGGTCCCGTCGGGCTCCTGCGCCTGGATGGTGAAGAAGGAGTATCCGGGGCTCCTCAAGGACGAGCCGGGCCTCCGGGAACAGGCAGAAGCGCTGGCCAACCGGACGTACGAGCTCTCCCAGTTCCTGGTCAAAGTTCTCGGCGTGAGCCAGGTCGCCACCGACTTCAAAGGGAAAGTGACCTACCACGACTCCTGCCACCTGCTGAGGGGCCTCGGAGAGTCGCGATCGCCGCGAATGCTCCTGAGCAACCTGGACGGCGTCGAACTGGTCGAGCTTCCAGGTGCGGATGAGTGCTGCGGCTTCGGTGGGAGCTTCTCGGTGAGGCTGCCCGAGGTTTCAGCCGCGATCCTCAGAAAGAAGCTCGAGAACGTGGAGGCCACGGGCGCCGATTGCCTCGTCGCCTGCGACGCGGGCTGTCTCATGCAGATGGGCGGCGGTCTCTCACGCAAAGGCTCCCGCGTAAAGCCGGTCCACCTCGCTCAGATTCTAGCGGGCACGGGCGAGACATGA
- a CDS encoding ABC transporter substrate-binding protein, which produces MSLRKLFIAVLALWILLAPLAAGAQQPAKVPRVGYLSGNPGRLTDVFQQRLGELGYVEGRNVIIEYRWVGVQFERLPELAAELVRLKVDVLVAVGPPAVWAAKNATSTIPIVMVAVDDPVKSGLVPSLARPGGNITGLTWETDVEAISGKTLRLLKEVVPKSARVAILWNLDNQAHPPYVKMFQKVGPQLGMTLHALGVRKPEEFGGAFRQMIKERADALFVFADPLTVPRRKQLIELPGRYRLPTMYGLKIFVADGGLMSYGPSAEEMWRRAGDYVAKILKGAKPADLPVEQPTRFELVINLKTAKALGLTIPQSILLRADQVIR; this is translated from the coding sequence ATGAGCCTGCGTAAGCTCTTCATCGCCGTCCTTGCTCTCTGGATTCTGCTGGCGCCGCTCGCGGCCGGCGCTCAGCAGCCGGCGAAGGTGCCCCGGGTTGGGTATCTCTCGGGAAATCCCGGTCGGCTTACCGATGTCTTCCAGCAACGGTTGGGCGAGCTTGGCTACGTCGAGGGGCGGAACGTCATCATTGAGTACCGATGGGTCGGGGTGCAGTTTGAACGACTGCCGGAGCTGGCCGCTGAGCTGGTCCGTCTCAAGGTTGACGTGCTCGTTGCCGTCGGTCCGCCGGCAGTTTGGGCGGCTAAGAATGCAACAAGCACGATCCCTATCGTGATGGTGGCCGTTGACGATCCGGTTAAGTCAGGTCTCGTCCCCAGCCTAGCACGACCTGGCGGAAACATCACCGGCTTAACCTGGGAGACAGACGTGGAGGCCATCAGCGGGAAAACGCTCCGGTTGCTCAAGGAGGTCGTTCCCAAGAGCGCCCGTGTGGCCATTCTCTGGAATCTGGACAATCAAGCTCACCCACCATATGTAAAAATGTTTCAGAAGGTCGGGCCCCAGCTGGGAATGACGCTACACGCGCTGGGTGTCAGGAAACCCGAGGAGTTTGGGGGCGCATTCAGGCAGATGATCAAGGAACGTGCTGATGCGCTTTTCGTGTTCGCCGACCCCTTGACCGTTCCTCGTCGAAAGCAGCTCATAGAGCTGCCAGGCAGGTACCGGCTGCCGACCATGTATGGTCTCAAGATTTTTGTGGCCGACGGAGGCCTGATGTCGTACGGACCCAGCGCTGAGGAGATGTGGCGCCGCGCCGGGGACTACGTGGCCAAGATCCTCAAAGGCGCCAAGCCGGCCGACCTCCCTGTGGAGCAGCCGACGAGGTTTGAGTTGGTGATCAACCTCAAGACCGCCAAGGCCCTCGGACTCACAATCCCGCAGTCCATCCTCCTCCGCGCAGACCAGGTGATCCGGTGA